The Anoxybacillus amylolyticus DNA segment AAGACAGAAAATATAAATGTAGCGGCAACTGCAGATAGTGGATGGATTAAATTAACCTTAACATCTACTAAAATATATGATTCTTACGGTCGATATACAGGGGAGGTACAATTAAAAAACTCTTTCCAGTGGTTAACTAGCCCAACATGGAAACTGGTTGACACTTTAGCTATTTCTCACTCCACACATGTACTTCAAATACCTGGGACGGCTTTTGCTAAGTATTTGTGGGATGACGGAGTAGGCACTCACTCTGATAATTTATACTATCCAGATGCTCAAAATTCGTCTGGAATCGCATTTAAAATAGATATACGAGGCATTGGTACTAATGCTCCGCCAACCAATCATCGAGGGTATATGTATTTTAATGTAAAAAAATCAACTCCCAATAATAATGAAGCCAATGCTTACGGTCATTATAGCCACGTTTATTTTGGGGTAAGTTCATATTCGATCAATATTTATACAGGTAATATAAGTATAAGTGGAGCGCAACAAGTGAAAGAAGCAAAGGATGTTAGCATTCTATTCTCTCTATGACTTAATTAAAGAAAGGGATGAGATATGGGTTTCCCCTTCCTATTTCTAATTATCTTTTTTTCTGGATTGGCGGGATTCTTTTTAACGGGTTATTTAGGTGTAGTATATATCGGAATTTGTACAACCATTAACACAGTCTTATTAATTTTGTTAGTACGTAAGGTTTACGGAAAATCGAACAATGGTAACGATATTTGATTAATGAATGAGTTTTTTTAGCACAGGAGCCCCCACTTCAACGAGTGGAAGGAGTAGAAGGGGGAGGAATTCGCTTTTTTAAGGGGTGTATTTTACTGATTTTTAACATACTTAAATAAGAATCGGCTCTTCACCGAAAGTCGAGTTTAATTTTTTAATAAAAATTTGATTTTGTTCTACTTGCACCTAGAAATACAAATAAAAAACTTATCTATACCGAGTCTTCAATCGGTGAAGTCCATTACTTATCAAGTACACTTTGTGGCGATGAACCAAAAAAGGGGTTGACTCAAAAGTGTTCATATGAGCGCTTGTTTTTAGTTGCTTTTTTGAGGTAAAGAAAAAAACCATCCCTTTTATCGATTTGTTCCAATCGATAAAAAGGATGGTTTTCTAACTAGAGCCATATTGTTTGTAAAAAAGGTTATTTTTTATAACCATCGCTCAAGAAGCGCAGAGATGGACTCCTTTCCCCGCTCCCATACTGACCGCTTTTTCCACCAATCGAGCGTCAATCGTTCTGAACGGGACAGTTCATATCGGATGACGTGCTTCATTTGTTGCGTAAACGCTCGGTCGTAAATAAAGCAGTTCATTTCCCCATTCAGAAAAAAGCTCCGTTTGTCAAAATTCGCTGTGCCGATATCGCATACATCGTCGTCAATAATAATCGTTTTGGCATGATAAAACCCTTGGTAAAACCGATAAATGTGCGCACCGTGTTTCAACAATCGATAGAAGTACGGGAGGGCTGCTTCTTTTACCAACGGATGATCTGCTTTTAGCGGCACAAGAATGGTCACCGCTACGCCGTGCTTCAGTGCATCGATTAGTGCTTTCATCACTTTTTTGCTTGGAATAAAATACGGTGAACCGATAATAATTTCTCGCTTCGCTTGGCGGATAAGGTGAGCAAAATCTTCTTCTAGTCCATTCCCGTTTGTCGCGATGAACCGATGAACGATCGTTCCACGCGGCAATTCTGGAAAATACCGCGTTTCCTGCTGCAACACTTCTGCCGTTGCAGCTTTCCAATCTGTCAAAAATTGCGTCTGTAAATCCATGACTCCTTCTCCGTTTATTTTCAAATGGTAATCCCGCCAATCGCCAAAATCGGTATCTTGTCCAATATATTCTTTCCCGATATTAAAACCACCGATATAGCCGATTTTTCCATCAATGACTGTAATTTTTCGATGGTTGCGACGGTTGAGCTGATAAAAAAAATACGGGAATGACGGTTTTTGGCTAAACGCAAAGCGCACCCCACTTTCCTTTAAGGAGCGAATCGTTTTCCGTGATAGCCTAAAACCGCCAACCCAATCGACAAGCAACCGTACCTCGACCCCTTCTTTTGCCTTTTGTTGTAAAAAGAAAAAAAACTGTTGACTAATGTCGTCCGTTTTGACAATATAGAACAAAACGTGAATATGGTGCGTTGCCTTTTTTATTTCCAGGAAATAATCGGCGAATAAATGTTGTCCGTTCGTAAACAACGTTATGTTGCTTTGCCGCAGCGGATATTCTTTTTTTGGAGCATGTCGCTTTCGGCGGCGACCGAGCCACTCATCGAGAACGATAAGCAGCAATATGGCAACAACCCATATCACGATACATCCCTCCTGTGTGATAAGTCATTATGTCATTAATGTACCCGTTATGAAAAAAATTAACATGCTCTCCAGCAAAAACGTTGTTGACTGAATGCTCATTCATAATTAAAATAAAATCAAGGGGCATAATTCTGAAAATTCCTTTTGTTGTTAATATTTTTTCTTTAGTGCCATAAAGGGGGAAAGGGGAGTTACATGGTGAATTCGTTACTGATTCTTAATTTTCTTGCATTTTTGTTTGTAACCGCTTACGCAGTTCATTTGTTTGTGTATTTGGTGAAAACGCGCATCGCCTATATTAAGCTAGGCAAAAAAGTCGAGTTTGACCAAAAAGTAAAAGAGCGCCTCGAAAACATTTGGGTGAATGTGTTTGGGCAGAAAAAGTTGTTAAAAGACAAAAAAAGCGGCTTGATTCACGTCATCTTTTTTTACGGGTTTATTCTCGTCCAGTTTGGAGCGATTGATTTTATTATTAAAGGACTCGTTCCGGGCGGCCATCTTCCACTAGGACCGCTTTATCCAGGCTTTACGTTTTTCCAAGAAATTGTGACATTACTTATTTTGATCGCTGTCTTTTGGGCGTTTTACCGCCGCTACATCGAAAAGCTTGTCCGTTTAAAACGTGATTTTAAAGCAGGGCTTGTGTTAATTTTTATCGGTGGGTTAATGCTTTCCGTACTATTCGGAAACGGTATGAGCATGATTTGGCATGGGGAAGGCGCAACATGGAGCGAGCCAGTTGCTTCCCTTGTCGCCGGAGCGTTTTCTTGGGTCGGAAAAACAGGGGCGGCTGTTCTCTTTTACGTCGCTTGGTGGGTACACTTATTAATTTTGCTTACTTTCTTAGTGTACGTTCCGCAATCGAAGCACGCGCATTTAATCGCAGGACCGGTGAACGTCTTTTTTAGCCGATTGTCGCGTCCGAAACTAGAAAAAATTAATTTTGAAGACGAAACGCAAGAGTCGTTTGGCGTCGGGAGAATTGAAGACTTTAAGCAAACACAGCTCATTGATTTATATGCCTGTGTCGAATGCGGTCGCTGTACAAGCATGTGTCCTGCGACAGGAACAGGAAAAATGTTGTCCCCAATGGACTTGATTTTAAAAATGCGTGACCACTTAACCGAAAAAGGAGCAGCGGTCACCTCAAAAGCGCCTTGGGTGCCGGTATTTGCGTTTAAAAACACCAAAGGCAACCAACTTGCGTTTGCAGGATATGGAGAACAAGCGGCTACGGTGGAAATGCCAAGCTTAATTGGCGATGTCATCACAGAAGAAGAAATTTGGGCCTGTACGACATGCCGCAACTGCGAAGACCAATGTCCAGTCATGAACGAACATGTCGATAAAATTATCGACCTTCGCCGCTACCTCGTCTTGACAGAAGGAAAAATGAACGCGGATGCACAGCGGGCGATGACGAATATCGAGCGCCAAGGCAATCCGTGGGGACTCAACCGAAAAGAAAAAGAAAACTGGCGCGAATTGCGTGAAGACGTGCATATTCCAACCGTGAAAGAAATGCAAAAGGCAGGCGAAGAATTCGAATATCTATTTTGGGTTGGCTCGATGGGGTCGTTTGACAACCGTAGCCAAAAAATCGCGTTAGCCTTCGCTCGTTTATTAAACGAAGCAGGCGTCAAATTTGCGATTTTAGGCAATAAAGAGAAAAACTCTGGCGATACGCCGCGCCGGTTAGGGAACGAATTTTTATTCCAAGAACTAGCGACAAATAATATCGCCGAATTTGAAAAAGCCGGCGTGAAAAAAATCGTCACGATTGACCCGCATGCGTACAACACGTTTAAAAACGAATACCCAGATTTCGGCTTCGAAGCAGAAGTGTACCATCATACCGAATTGTTAGCGAAGCTTGTGGAAGAAGGGCGACTAGTGCCGAAATACGAAGTAAACGAAACGATTACTTTCCACGATTCTTGTTATCTTGGCCGCTACAACGAAGTGTACGAGCAGCCGCGCAACATTTTACGAGCGATTCCTGGTGTGAAACTTGTGGAGATGGAACGCAACCGCGAAAAAGGAATGTGCTGCGGTGCGGGTGGCGGCTTAATGTGGATGGAAGAAACGACAGGCACGCGAATTAACGTCGCACGCACGGAGCAGGCGTTAGCGGTCAACCCAACCGTCATCAGCTCCGGCTGTCCGTACTGCTTAACGATGTTAAGCGATGGAACGAAAGCGAAAGAGGTGGAGGACAAAGTCGCGACGTATGACATTGCGGAATTGTTAGAAAAAGCCGTGTTTGGGGACAAAAAAGAAGTTGCTTCATAAAAAAAATTGCATAAATAATTCGTATTTTTTAAAATAGTGAGTATAATAGAAGGAGAAGGTGTGCAAAAGCACCTTTCTCCTAACGATAAATACTGAGCGAACGTTCAGTCGGTGATTTGTAATCGCTTTCTTTCGCTCGAGCGGTAGCTTTGTTGGCAACGTTGGAGCGTCTATATATTTTTTAGGGGGAGAGAATGATGGGGAAAACGGTCATTTTAAGCGGAGTACGCACACCATTTGGGAAATTTGGTGGAGGTTTAAGTACGTTTACTGCTGCTCAGTTAGGAGGGATTGCAGTAAAAGAAGCGTTATCGCGTGCAAATGTAAGCGCTGAACAAGTAGACGAAGTGATTTTAGGCACGGTTCTGCAAGGGGGACAAGGGCAGCTTCCTTCCCGGCAAGCCGCTCGCTACGCCGGAATTCCATGGGAAGTGCGTACAGAAACGATCAACAAAGTATGTGCTTCTGGGATGCGTAGTGTCACATTAGCAGACCAAATTATTCGTGCAGGTGACGGGGAAGTAATCGTGGCTGGCGGAATGGAGTCGATGAGCAATGCGCCGTATGTGTTGCCGAAAGCACGCTGGGGATTGCGCATGGGCGATTCGACGGTCAAAGATTTAATGGTATATGACGGATTAACGTGCAGCTTTACTGGGGTGCATATGGGCATTTACGGCGGGGAAACCGCAAAAGAACTAGAAATTTCCCGCGAAGCGCAAGACGCGTGGGCATATCGGAGCCATCAGCGGGCGATCGCTGCGATCGAGGCAGGGGTGTTTGCCGAAGAAATTGTCCCAGTCGAAATTCCGCAACGAAAAGGCGAACCGCTCATTGTAACAGACGATGAATCGCCACGCAAAGACACATCGCTTGAGAAATTAGCGAAGCTCTCCCCAGTATTCGATCCGATAGGAACAATTACTGCGGGAAACGCTCCGGGTGTTAATGATGGGGCAGCTGCGCTTGTGCTAATGAGCGAAGAGCGGGCGCTACGCGAAGGAAGAACACCGCTCGCAACGATTGTCGCTCACGCATCGATTGCGGTCGAAGCAAAAGACTTCCCAAAAACACCAGGGATTGTCATTAACGAGCTATTACGGAAAACGGGAAAAACAGCGGCAGATATTGATTTGTTTGAAATTAACGAAGCGTTCGCCGCAGTCGCACTCGCGAGCATCCACATTGCAGGGCTTGATCCAGAGAAAGTGAACGTCAACGGCGGAGCAGTTGCGCTAGGACACCCAATCGGCGCAAGCGGTGCACGCATCATTATCACGCTCATTCACGAATTAAAACGCCGCGGCGGAGGGCTTGGCATCGCAGCGATTTGTAGCGGTGGTGGTCAAGGCGATGCCATCATGGTTCAAGTCGATTAACGAATACGATAGAGGAAAAATCAGTAGATGGGGGATTTGAGGATGGACGTTCAAAAAGTAATGGTAGTCGGTGCTGGTCAAATGGGATCTGGCATTGCCCAAGTATGTGCGATGGCAGGGTATGATGTGTTTTTGCATGATTTACAAGAAGCATATGTCGAGCGCGGGCTTGCGACAATTAGGAAAAACTTAACGCGCCAAGTCGAAAAAGGAAAAATGACGGAAGAAGAAAAAGCAAACATTTTACAGCGCATTACGCCATCGGTCGATTTGCACAATGCACGCGAAGTCGATTTAGTCATTGAAGCGGTTGTCGAAAACATGGAAGTAAAAACGAAACTGTTTGCGCAACTCGATGAGATTACCCCGCCGGATACGATTTTAGCAACAAATACGTCGTCCCTTCCAATTACGGAAATTGCAGCAGCGACGAAGAGGCCAGAAAAAGTCATCGGCATGCACTTTATGAACCCTGTGCCAGTGATGAAGCTCGTCGAAATTATTCGTGGGCTTGCGACCGCACCGGAAGTATATGAAACAATCGAAGCGATGACGCGCAAATTAAATAAAGTGCCGGTGGAAGTGAATGATTTTCCAGGCTTTATTTCGAACCGCATTTTAATGCCGATGATTAACGAAGCGATTTACGCCCTATACGAAGGGGTGGCAACGAAAGAAGCAATTGACGAAGTGATGAAACTTGGCATGAACCATCCGATGGGGCCGTTGACGCTTGCTGATTTTATCGGCCTTGATACGTGCTTATACATTATGGAAACGCTTCATGAAGGATTTGGGGACGATAAATATCGCCCGTGCCCGCTGTTGCGTAAATACGTGAAAGCAGGCTGGCTAGGCAGAAAAACTGGTAAAGGGTTCTATACGTACGAATAAACGGACAGCAAAGAAGGTGGCATACATGAATTTACGTTTCACAGAAGAGCAAGAAATGATGCGCAACATGGTACGTGAATTTGCGGCGAGCGAAATTACTCCATTTGTCGAGCGGATGGAAAAAGGGGAGTTTCCTCGCCCCATTTTAAAAAAAATGGCGGAACTAGGGTTAATGGGCATTACGATTCCAGAAGAATACGGCGGCGCCGGCATGGACTTTACATCATATATCATTGCCATTCATGAAATTTCAAAAGTCAGCGCAACCGTCGGCGTCATTTTATCGGTGCATACGTCCGTTGGCACCAATCCAATCCTCTATTTCGGGACAGAGGAACAAAAACGAAAATACGTGCCAAAGCTTGCGAGCGGGGAATATCTTGGCGCTTTTTGCCTTACCGAGCCAAGCGCTGGTTCTGACGCGAAAAGTCTAAAAACGAAAGCGGTTCGCCAAGGCGACTATTACATTTTAAACGGTTCAAAAGTGTTTATTACAAACGGCGGCGAAGCGGGTACGTACATCGTATTCGCCCGCACGAATCCAGATGAAATCGGAAGCCGTGGCATTTCTGCTTTTATCGTCGAAAAAGATACACCAGGTTTTATCATTGGTAAAGACGAAAAGAAAATGGGCTTACACGGTTCACGAACGGTACAAATTTCGTTTGAAGATGCGAAAGTACCAGTAGAAAATTTATTAGGCGAAGAAGGGCAAGGATTTAAAATTGCGATGGCAAACCTTGATGTCGGCCGTATCGGCATCGCCGCTCAGTCGCTTGGCATTGCCGAAGCTGCCCTCGAATACGCAACCGCCTACGCGAAAGAACGGGTTCAATTTGGCAAACCAATTGCCGAGCAGCAAGGGATTGCATTTAAATTAGCCGATATGGCGACAGCGGTTGAAGCTGCCAAATTATTAGTATATCGTGCTGCCTTTTTGCGGACAAACGGACGTTCCTGCAGCAAAGAAGCATCGATGGCGAAATTGTTCGCGTCAAGAGCAGCGATGGAAAATGCAATTGAAGCAGTGCAAATTTTTGGCGGCAACGGCTACACCGAAGACTATCCGGTGGAACGCTTATTCCGCGATGCGAAAATTTGCGAAATTTATGAAGGGACGAGCGAAATTCAGCGCTTAGTCATTAGCAAGCAACTATAACATGAGCGGGGGAGAGGACGATGAATTTCCAATTAACAGAAGAGCATGAAATGATACGAAAAATGGTGCGCGAATTTGCGAAAAACGAAGTAGCACCGACAGCAGCAGAGCGCGACGAAGAGGAACGGTTTGATCGCGAAATTTTTGAAAAAATGGCGGAGCTCGGATTAACGGGCATTCCGTGGCCGGAAGAATACGGCGGCATCGGCAGCGACTATTTGGCGTATGTTATCGCTGTAGAAGAATTATCGAAGGTGTGTGCTTCCACTGGGGTAACGTTATCGGCACACATTTCGCTTGCGAGTTGGCCGATTTATAAATTTGGCACAGAGGAACAAAAACAAACGTATTTACGGGCACTAGCGACTGGAGAAAAGCTTGGCGCATATGGCCTTTCGGAACCGGGCGCTGGTTCAGACGTTTCCTCGATGAAAACGAGAGCCGTATTGGACGGTGACCACTACGTCATTAACGGGTCGAAAGTATGGATTACAAACGGTGGCGAAGCGGACATTTACGTCGTCTTTGCTGTAACGAGCCCAGAGAAAAAGCATAAAGGTATTAGCGCTTTCATTATTGAAAAAGGCACGCCAGGCTTTTCGATCGGCAAAAAAGAGAAAAAACTAGGGATTCGTTCGTCGCCGACAACCGAACTTATTTTTGAAGATTGCCGTGTTCCGAAAGAAAACTTGCTCGGACAAGAAGGCGAAGGATTTAAAATTGCGATGATGACGCTAGACGGCGGTCGTAACGGTATCGCGGCGCAAGCGGTCGGCATCGCTCAAGGGGCGCTTGATGCAGCGGTCGAATATGCGAAAGGGCGCGTGCAATTCGGCAAACCGATCGCCGAACAGCAAGGAGTAGGCTTTAAATTAGCAGACATGGCAACGGCAGTGGAAGCGGCTCGGTTATTGACGTACCAAGCAGCATGGCTTGAATCGAACAACCTTCCGTATGGAAAAGCATCGGCGATGGCGAAGTTGTTTGCAGGAGACACGGCAATGAAAGTCACGGTCGATGCAGTACAAATTTTTGGCGGATACGGTTATACGAAAGATTATCCGGTCGAGCGATTTATGCGCGATGCGAAAATTACGCAAATTTACGAAGGAACGCAAGAAATTCAGCGGCTTGTCATTTCACGAATGTTAACGAAAGAGTAATGGAGCGATTGACGATGAACATGAAAAAACGGGAAGTGCCGGCTTCGGTCAAAGATGAACGGCTCGTCAAAAAGCGGCGTAATGAAATGATTAAAGGCGCCATCGCTCTCTTTAAACAAAAAGGGTTTCACCGGACGACAACGCGGGAAATTGCCAAAGCATCAGGGTTTAGCATCGGCACGTTGTACGAATATATTCGCCAAAAAGAAGATGTGCTTTATTTAGTGTGTGACCGCATTTACGATGAAGTATACGAACGGCTCGAAAAAGATATCGGTACACACCATGGCACGATTGAAAGCTTAAAGCTTGCCATCGCTCGCTACTTCAAAGTCATTGACGATTTGCAAGACGAAGTGCTCGTCATGTACCAAGAAGTAAAGTCATTAACGAAAGATTCGCTCCCGTATGTTTTAAATAAAGAGTTGCAAATGGTGAAGATTTTCGAAAACATTTTGCGGGAATGTGTGGAAAACGGAGCGTTCTCCTTAACGGAGCAGGAAATTCAGCTGTTTGCCCACGATATTTTCGTGCTCGGGCAAATGTGGGCGTTCCGCCGCTGGGCGCTTCATAAAATGTATACGTTAGAGGAATACATCGAACTGCAGACACAATTGTTGTTAAGGGGTATTTTGGAGAAACGGTCATAACGACAAAGGGGGAGAGAGAGGATGGCACACATTTATCGGCCGAAACATCACGTTCGCTTTGTGACAGCCTCCAGCTTATTCGATGGCCACGATGCCTCAATCAATATTATGCGCCGCATTTTGCAAGCAAGCGGTGCGGAAGTCATTCACCTAGGGCATAACCGCTCGGCAGAAGAGATCGTCAATGCCGCCATCCAAGAGGATGTGCAAGGCATCGCCGTCTCTTCTTACCAAGGGGGGCATGTCGAATTTTTTAAATATATGTATGACTTATTACAGGAACGAGGTGCTTCCCATATCCGTATTTATGGTGGTGGGGGCGGCGTCATTATTCCAAGGGAAATAAAAGAATTGCACGACTACGGCATCGCCCGTATTTTTTCTCCGGAAGACGGGCGCGTTCTCGGATTGCAAGGCATGATTAACGTCATGTTAGAAGAGTGTGATTTCCCGACGGTAAAGCAGCTGACGGACGAACTCGAACGTCTTCCAAACGGTGATGTGCAAGCGGT contains these protein-coding regions:
- a CDS encoding acyl-CoA dehydrogenase, with protein sequence MNLRFTEEQEMMRNMVREFAASEITPFVERMEKGEFPRPILKKMAELGLMGITIPEEYGGAGMDFTSYIIAIHEISKVSATVGVILSVHTSVGTNPILYFGTEEQKRKYVPKLASGEYLGAFCLTEPSAGSDAKSLKTKAVRQGDYYILNGSKVFITNGGEAGTYIVFARTNPDEIGSRGISAFIVEKDTPGFIIGKDEKKMGLHGSRTVQISFEDAKVPVENLLGEEGQGFKIAMANLDVGRIGIAAQSLGIAEAALEYATAYAKERVQFGKPIAEQQGIAFKLADMATAVEAAKLLVYRAAFLRTNGRSCSKEASMAKLFASRAAMENAIEAVQIFGGNGYTEDYPVERLFRDAKICEIYEGTSEIQRLVISKQL
- a CDS encoding (Fe-S)-binding protein, whose translation is MNSLLILNFLAFLFVTAYAVHLFVYLVKTRIAYIKLGKKVEFDQKVKERLENIWVNVFGQKKLLKDKKSGLIHVIFFYGFILVQFGAIDFIIKGLVPGGHLPLGPLYPGFTFFQEIVTLLILIAVFWAFYRRYIEKLVRLKRDFKAGLVLIFIGGLMLSVLFGNGMSMIWHGEGATWSEPVASLVAGAFSWVGKTGAAVLFYVAWWVHLLILLTFLVYVPQSKHAHLIAGPVNVFFSRLSRPKLEKINFEDETQESFGVGRIEDFKQTQLIDLYACVECGRCTSMCPATGTGKMLSPMDLILKMRDHLTEKGAAVTSKAPWVPVFAFKNTKGNQLAFAGYGEQAATVEMPSLIGDVITEEEIWACTTCRNCEDQCPVMNEHVDKIIDLRRYLVLTEGKMNADAQRAMTNIERQGNPWGLNRKEKENWRELREDVHIPTVKEMQKAGEEFEYLFWVGSMGSFDNRSQKIALAFARLLNEAGVKFAILGNKEKNSGDTPRRLGNEFLFQELATNNIAEFEKAGVKKIVTIDPHAYNTFKNEYPDFGFEAEVYHHTELLAKLVEEGRLVPKYEVNETITFHDSCYLGRYNEVYEQPRNILRAIPGVKLVEMERNREKGMCCGAGGGLMWMEETTGTRINVARTEQALAVNPTVISSGCPYCLTMLSDGTKAKEVEDKVATYDIAELLEKAVFGDKKEVAS
- a CDS encoding acetyl-CoA C-acetyltransferase produces the protein MGKTVILSGVRTPFGKFGGGLSTFTAAQLGGIAVKEALSRANVSAEQVDEVILGTVLQGGQGQLPSRQAARYAGIPWEVRTETINKVCASGMRSVTLADQIIRAGDGEVIVAGGMESMSNAPYVLPKARWGLRMGDSTVKDLMVYDGLTCSFTGVHMGIYGGETAKELEISREAQDAWAYRSHQRAIAAIEAGVFAEEIVPVEIPQRKGEPLIVTDDESPRKDTSLEKLAKLSPVFDPIGTITAGNAPGVNDGAAALVLMSEERALREGRTPLATIVAHASIAVEAKDFPKTPGIVINELLRKTGKTAADIDLFEINEAFAAVALASIHIAGLDPEKVNVNGGAVALGHPIGASGARIIITLIHELKRRGGGLGIAAICSGGGQGDAIMVQVD
- a CDS encoding 3-hydroxybutyryl-CoA dehydrogenase gives rise to the protein MDVQKVMVVGAGQMGSGIAQVCAMAGYDVFLHDLQEAYVERGLATIRKNLTRQVEKGKMTEEEKANILQRITPSVDLHNAREVDLVIEAVVENMEVKTKLFAQLDEITPPDTILATNTSSLPITEIAAATKRPEKVIGMHFMNPVPVMKLVEIIRGLATAPEVYETIEAMTRKLNKVPVEVNDFPGFISNRILMPMINEAIYALYEGVATKEAIDEVMKLGMNHPMGPLTLADFIGLDTCLYIMETLHEGFGDDKYRPCPLLRKYVKAGWLGRKTGKGFYTYE
- the cls gene encoding cardiolipin synthase encodes the protein MVIWVVAILLLIVLDEWLGRRRKRHAPKKEYPLRQSNITLFTNGQHLFADYFLEIKKATHHIHVLFYIVKTDDISQQFFFFLQQKAKEGVEVRLLVDWVGGFRLSRKTIRSLKESGVRFAFSQKPSFPYFFYQLNRRNHRKITVIDGKIGYIGGFNIGKEYIGQDTDFGDWRDYHLKINGEGVMDLQTQFLTDWKAATAEVLQQETRYFPELPRGTIVHRFIATNGNGLEEDFAHLIRQAKREIIIGSPYFIPSKKVMKALIDALKHGVAVTILVPLKADHPLVKEAALPYFYRLLKHGAHIYRFYQGFYHAKTIIIDDDVCDIGTANFDKRSFFLNGEMNCFIYDRAFTQQMKHVIRYELSRSERLTLDWWKKRSVWERGKESISALLERWL
- a CDS encoding TetR/AcrR family transcriptional regulator, translating into MKKREVPASVKDERLVKKRRNEMIKGAIALFKQKGFHRTTTREIAKASGFSIGTLYEYIRQKEDVLYLVCDRIYDEVYERLEKDIGTHHGTIESLKLAIARYFKVIDDLQDEVLVMYQEVKSLTKDSLPYVLNKELQMVKIFENILRECVENGAFSLTEQEIQLFAHDIFVLGQMWAFRRWALHKMYTLEEYIELQTQLLLRGILEKRS
- a CDS encoding acyl-CoA dehydrogenase, encoding MNFQLTEEHEMIRKMVREFAKNEVAPTAAERDEEERFDREIFEKMAELGLTGIPWPEEYGGIGSDYLAYVIAVEELSKVCASTGVTLSAHISLASWPIYKFGTEEQKQTYLRALATGEKLGAYGLSEPGAGSDVSSMKTRAVLDGDHYVINGSKVWITNGGEADIYVVFAVTSPEKKHKGISAFIIEKGTPGFSIGKKEKKLGIRSSPTTELIFEDCRVPKENLLGQEGEGFKIAMMTLDGGRNGIAAQAVGIAQGALDAAVEYAKGRVQFGKPIAEQQGVGFKLADMATAVEAARLLTYQAAWLESNNLPYGKASAMAKLFAGDTAMKVTVDAVQIFGGYGYTKDYPVERFMRDAKITQIYEGTQEIQRLVISRMLTKE